The nucleotide window TAAATTCTCTACCTTTCCTAAATAACagtagaatttaaaaaaaaagcttTAAATTCAGTTACCTCCCTACAAAAGTAAACCCATTTTCCATCTTAATTTGTATAACAACATGAAACATTCTATGATAACCAAAAGATGggtcttttattaaaaaaaaattgtgaaaTCTAACAAATACCCAAATAAATGAACATAAGAAGcttgaaattttatataaataaaattgaaaaagaaaaaaagaagaaatttttACCAGAATATTGGGTTTGGCTTTTAGACTTGTCtctgtttctcatttttttttcttgtattgagaatttaaaaagaaaaaaagaaaaaaaaaacggaAGAGAATAGAGAAAAGAGGAGTCCCGCGAAAAAACCTGTCGACAGGGTTTtgtgttttttttgggggggtggaTTTGGGTGATATGCTACGTGCAGGTGTATCTACTGTACTATACGGACGCAATTAGACGAATCAGATTGAAAATCGGTTCCGCTCGATAAATCTCACCTCACTTAATCCGAATTAAGTTTAAGTAAATGaattcaaattaatttatttgtaaaaaattatttaaatttaattataaaaatatgggGAGATTTATTTATaggtgtaaaaattaaaataattttataattatttatatgattGTCATGTAAATTTTTAAACCAATTCGATATCTCTATTATATGAATATTGAATTAAATActtcatatattattatatatttaactattgaaattttttacataaaattaaatggttagaaatttaaaatttacattaAATTTGACATGCATCATTTATACTGAATAGACCATAAAATATAacgattaaattattaaaatattaattatataaataattacaaAAGTGTTTAAAACTATCCCTCCCTacaactattattatttttattattatttttaaaatattaaaatcaattatTTGTCTCAATTTAACCAGAACATAATTATTAAACCAAATGCCTCTAAACTATTATTcagattttaaatttcaaaaaaaaagtttaattgaatttttaaagtACGAATGCTATATATCTATTAGGGTCCTTGTATTAGCTAATTCCTCGTTTAGGTTCTTCTATCATCTATTTCTTTTCCATGGCATCAAAATTAAGCAAATTTACATAATTTGTTTTAACTTTAACTCATGTGATTTAAATATACTCCAACCTAAATTTGAGTTCGAATTAATGATAAAGTTATTGAAATGATATGATccaattaatattatataaatacttTTGAAGTCTGGATAATATTATTTAAGGATATTAGTTGAAATTAATTCATATCGCGTTACacttctaaaaataaaatagttaacTACATCCACggtcattaaattaaattattaataagtttaaaTTCTGCTCACTCAAtttaacaaaaattacaaaatattcaATAAACTATTCGAGAGTTTTATTTAAATAACtagacttttaaaaatttttaaatgattatacAGTGATCAtcttataacttttaaaattaagtaatcaaaatataattttactaataatttaatgacctcAAATGCAATTTACCCAAAAACAAAAGCATGAAAGGATAAGAGAGTCACCTCCACCGTCTTCCCTACAACTATTGCTTCTTCCTATTTCACTTTTCCCCATTTTTGCCTTTACAAATCCATAACTTAAAGCTCTCATctgcaaatatatatacatatatatatgtatgtacatttatgtatatatttgcAGGTATAGTTTGAAGAAATGATAGCATTAAGACCAGTTCTAGTTCCATACACTTCACAAACCTTACTCACCAGCCATGGAAAACCCACCCTGATGATGAAACACAGCAATGAAATGTCTGAAAAAAAGCTTGTCTACAAGAACAGAAGGGTTGGAATCTTGGTCATAACAACAATGGctgcttctttttcttcttctttaaaTAATATTGCTTGTGGACTTGACTTAAGAATGGTGGCACCAGACCAAACAATTGAAGAAGCAAAAAATGGGATTCAAAATCATGCAAAGGGTTTATTACAAGTGAAGGATTTGATTGAATTAAAAGCATGGCGTGAAGCTCAAAAGGAATTAAGGAAGAGTTCGTCATTGTTGAAACAAGATATTTATACTATTATTCAAGCGAAACCTGGAAATCAAAGGCAAAATCTTAGGAAATtgtattttaatctttttaataGTGTTAGTAAGGTAAAATTGTGTTTTTTCCCATTGTAAATCTTCTTTTTTTCCTATTTTAAtccttttgattttgattttgataggtttttttaaaattttgcagTTGGATTATGCAGCAAGGGATGAAGATGAATCTAAAGTTTTGCAGTGTTACGATAAGATTGTTTTGGCTCTCAATGAAATTTTGTCAGAACTATGATCAAGTTTAGGTTAAATTCTGTTATTAGTCCCTCttctttaatttgatcaattttaatcaTTATACCTCCAGAGTTAgtaaattttaatatatgtactttttcaaattttgaaacctTAATTTTAACCCAAATGGTAATATCTAAATCTGCTTAGTTAAATTCGATTACTAATCCTGTACTATCCGtacaattataaaaataatcattAATTGTATTTTTACTGAACATAATGTGAAAAATAAcgaacataaaattttaaaaataactgagcttaacttaattaattactaaaattTTAAGGCTTAAAAATTACAGAATTAAAGTAAAAGattatattcaaattttaaacttttgaaAGCATTTTAGTGTTTTTTATAATTTAAGCTTATTTCATGTTCGTGAGGATGCAATTATCTTTAAATGATAATATCCTATGAGGCAATGTGCTAGCTATATGTAGAAACTAACTTTATTTATGAAGGGCAACATGTACAGTTCTTTTTCTGTATAAGCCCAGTTGTGAATGTAAACATTCAACTACAACTACAGGTAATCAAAACTGATAAATTACAGTAAAGGGTGAATAATCAGAACAACCCCATTCGATATTTGTTCCTTCTAAAACTAAAATACGATCTACGTTCGGCCTTGGACTCCTCCTATACCCTAGGATCTGATCACCTCGACCATCTGAAATATAATGTGCACATTATGCTCCGGAAATAGTAACTTCGATGAACAACCGAAATCAAGGTGGCCCTGTCACTCCAGGGAAGAGTTCCGATATTTTGTTGAATACATCCATAACCTGAAATACGTAAACATATCTTATAAAACGAATTATATCGAGAGATACAATCAAGAACCAGAAAATGGCAGCaaaaactaaataataatatgGAATTTTTGCAATGCTCAAATTAATTGGAACTTCTTATAAACATGGACAACATAAAATGCGACTAAAAAGGCCTAGATTACCTCCTTGTCATTTTGGTATTTTGCAATGCTCAGTGGGTTTTGTGAACACTATAAAAGCACCAAATGGAAAAGACGTTAATTCTAACGAAATGCCATCGACCAAGATTATTAACAATTCATCAATAATAAACCAGATAACATACATCCATGATAGCTGCTTGAACTCTAGGATTTTGAAATGCCATAGCAACTTCAGGATTGGCCATGATTTTGGATATTACTTCTTCAGGTGTAAGGCCAATCTGGTCTGCAAATTGGAAAGGAAGAGATTAAAACTTCTATTCAAGAAATAGATCATATTCGAGCATGAGAGAATTTGAGCATCTAATAACCGTGAAACTACCATGGAGGCCCCTGTATTAAGAGTCAGATTATATTTTGTCCCCTCTAttcaaaaaatgggcaaattaatcTCTGTAGGTTAGATCAAAGAAAAAACTCgtccttctattaaaaatttcatccatttgtaATGTTCAAAAAACTGGTCATTGCACGTCAGCATGAGGTACACATAACCCGTCACGTATCACAATTTTTAACAGTACAAATGGATGGAACTTTTAACAGAAAAAACCAATTTGCTTTTTGAATTAACGTAAAAGAACTAATTTGCCCAGTTTTTGGGCAAGAGCAAAATACAACCTAACTCCTAATATGGGTctctatggtacttttacctCTAATAACTATATATATCTCACATATAAAGAATAGAAAAAGTAAAATCATATGCCGAGCACTTAATACATTATCTCGAGCATTTGAACAGTAAATGGTTCACTTACCGAATTGCTGCTTCACCTCAGGACTGTTGAGATCAAAGTTTTTCAAGGAATCCATCATCCTATTGTCCCATTCGGA belongs to Gossypium arboreum isolate Shixiya-1 chromosome 7, ASM2569848v2, whole genome shotgun sequence and includes:
- the LOC108459452 gene encoding psbQ-like protein 3, chloroplastic: MIALRPVLVPYTSQTLLTSHGKPTLMMKHSNEMSEKKLVYKNRRVGILVITTMAASFSSSLNNIACGLDLRMVAPDQTIEEAKNGIQNHAKGLLQVKDLIELKAWREAQKELRKSSSLLKQDIYTIIQAKPGNQRQNLRKLYFNLFNSVSKLDYAARDEDESKVLQCYDKIVLALNEILSEL